The Flavobacterium faecale genome has a segment encoding these proteins:
- a CDS encoding amidophosphoribosyltransferase, producing the protein MSDALKHECGIALVRLLKPLEFYKEKYGTAFYGIQKMYLMMEKQHNRGQDGAGFASIKLDVEPGQRYISRVRSNQAQPIQDVFAQINERINEEMANHPEYADDVAAQKANIPYLGELFLGHVRYGTFGKNSIESVHPFLRQSNWMHRNLILAGNFNMTNVKELFQNLVELGQHPKEMADTVTIMEKIGHFLDKEVMQLYQDCKAEGFNKQEASPIIAERLDVAKILARSAKNLDGGYAMAGLLGHGDAFVFRDPAGIRPAYFYQDDEVVVVASERPVIQTVFNIPFEKVQEIDPGSALIIKKDGTVSMNEILTPTVKKSCSFERIYFSRGSDAEIYQERKTLGKLILPAVLDAIGEDTDNTVFSYIPNTAETSFYGLVEAAQDFLNQRKNDYILENRHTLTEDSLKELLKVKIRTEKVAIKDAKLRTFITEDSSRDDLVAHVYDVTYGVIKPSDNLVIIDDSIVRGTTLKKSIIKMMDRLGPKRIVIVSSAPQIRFPDCYGIDMAKLEGLVAFRAALELLKERNMYHIVDEVYKKCRAQENFKDVDIVNYVTAIYEPFQPQEVSDKIAEMLSSPEINAEVKIIFQTVEDLHVACPKNLGDWYFTGDYPTPGGNRVVNRAFMNFYEGKDARAY; encoded by the coding sequence ATGAGCGACGCATTAAAACACGAGTGTGGAATAGCATTAGTTAGGCTTCTTAAACCGCTTGAATTTTATAAAGAGAAATACGGTACTGCATTTTACGGGATACAAAAAATGTATCTTATGATGGAGAAGCAGCACAATAGAGGACAAGATGGTGCTGGTTTTGCTAGCATAAAATTAGATGTTGAGCCAGGTCAAAGATATATTAGTAGAGTGCGATCTAATCAGGCACAGCCAATTCAAGATGTTTTCGCTCAAATTAATGAAAGAATCAATGAGGAGATGGCCAATCATCCTGAATATGCTGATGATGTTGCCGCGCAAAAAGCAAACATCCCGTATCTAGGAGAATTGTTTTTGGGTCATGTTCGTTATGGTACGTTTGGTAAAAATAGTATAGAAAGCGTACATCCATTTTTAAGACAAAGTAACTGGATGCACCGTAACCTAATTTTGGCAGGTAACTTTAACATGACAAATGTAAAAGAGTTGTTCCAAAACTTAGTAGAGTTAGGGCAACACCCAAAAGAAATGGCGGATACAGTTACCATCATGGAGAAAATCGGGCATTTCTTAGACAAAGAGGTAATGCAATTATACCAAGATTGTAAAGCTGAAGGGTTCAATAAACAAGAAGCTTCGCCAATTATAGCAGAACGACTTGATGTAGCAAAAATATTGGCACGTTCAGCTAAAAATTTAGATGGAGGTTATGCAATGGCTGGATTACTTGGTCATGGTGATGCTTTTGTTTTTAGAGATCCTGCCGGAATCAGACCTGCATATTTTTATCAAGATGATGAAGTGGTAGTGGTAGCATCTGAGCGTCCGGTAATTCAAACGGTATTTAATATACCTTTCGAAAAAGTACAAGAAATTGATCCAGGTAGTGCTTTAATTATAAAGAAAGACGGAACAGTATCTATGAACGAAATTTTGACGCCAACCGTTAAAAAATCATGTTCTTTTGAGCGCATATATTTTTCTAGAGGTAGCGATGCCGAAATTTATCAAGAAAGAAAAACCCTTGGTAAGTTAATTTTACCAGCTGTTCTTGACGCCATTGGTGAAGACACAGACAATACCGTGTTCTCATACATTCCGAATACTGCAGAAACGTCCTTTTACGGATTAGTAGAGGCAGCACAAGACTTCTTGAATCAAAGAAAGAACGATTATATTCTTGAAAACCGTCACACACTTACTGAAGATAGTTTGAAAGAATTATTGAAAGTGAAGATTCGTACAGAAAAAGTAGCGATAAAAGATGCCAAACTACGAACCTTCATTACAGAAGATAGTAGCCGTGACGACCTAGTTGCTCACGTATACGATGTCACCTATGGAGTAATCAAACCTAGTGATAACTTAGTAATTATTGATGATAGTATTGTAAGAGGTACAACTCTAAAAAAGAGTATCATCAAAATGATGGATCGATTAGGACCAAAACGCATAGTAATCGTTTCGTCAGCACCACAAATACGTTTCCCAGATTGCTACGGTATCGATATGGCAAAATTAGAGGGGTTGGTAGCTTTTAGAGCGGCACTCGAACTTTTGAAAGAAAGAAATATGTACCATATTGTAGACGAAGTGTACAAAAAGTGTAGAGCACAAGAAAATTTTAAAGATGTAGATATCGTAAATTATGTAACCGCAATTTACGAACCGTTTCAACCACAAGAAGTTTCAGATAAAATTGCTGAGATGTTGAGTTCTCCAGAAATCAATGCCGAAGTAAAAATTATATTCCAAACCGTAGAAGATCTACATGTAGCATGTCCTAAAAATCTAGGTGACTGGTATTTTACAGGTGACTACCCAACACCAGGAGGTAATAGGGTGGTTAACAGGGCTTTCATGAATTTTTACGAAGGAAAAGATGCTAGAGCCTACTAG